The genomic region GACTGGCCGATCCTGACCCACGTCATCGCGCTCGAGGTGGACGAGGAGGAGCGAACGGTCAGAGCGAAACGGCTCGTCGAGGGCGACGTCGAGGAGATCGAAACCGTCGAGGCGCCCCTGCCCGCGATGATCGTCACCGACCCCGAGTTCGAACCCACCTACCGGAAGGCAGAGCATCGACTCACGTTCAAGGACCTGCGCGAGGAGACCCGGGAACGGGCCGCCGAGTACGAGGACCACTTCACGACGTGGGACCACGAGGACCTGAACCTCGACCCCGACTACATCGGACTCGACGGCTCGCCGACGATCGTTTCGTCGGTGGATCCGATCCCGAAAGCGCCCGCAGAGCGCGAGGCGACGGTGGTCGAACCCGGCGACGAGGCCGGGATGGAGTCGGTTCTCGACGAACTGCTTCCATACAGCGGCCGCGCCGCCGCGGGGGGTGAGTAGCGATGGTCGAACTCGACCCCCGCGACTACGAGATCGCAGAACTCGGCCCCAAGGTACGGGAGGTAGAGGACCTCGAGGAGTTGGAGGAGATGCTCGAACTCGAGGAGGGCGGACCGAACCGCGAGGACGTAAAGACGCTTCTGGTCAGCCGGATCGAGAGGCTCGAAGCCGAGGACGAGGAGAGCCCTCAGGACATCGACCCGAGCGAACTCACCGTCGCCGAACTCGGCAACGTCGTGCGGAAGATCGAGGAGGTCGACGAACTCGAAGTCCTCCTCGAGGAGGAGAAGA from Halalkalicoccus sp. NIPERK01 harbors:
- a CDS encoding electron transfer flavoprotein subunit beta/FixA family protein, which translates into the protein MYTVTLTKGVPDFSEGAVSFDDEGHLERGKTPTVMNPNDRFALEAALQTKVRHGGTTAVMSMGPPGYGEVLQEAMSSVYADELFLLSDREMAAADTWATAITLATGIGKVAETREQPDLVFAGFKTADGETGHTGPQACWCLDWPILTHVIALEVDEEERTVRAKRLVEGDVEEIETVEAPLPAMIVTDPEFEPTYRKAEHRLTFKDLREETRERAAEYEDHFTTWDHEDLNLDPDYIGLDGSPTIVSSVDPIPKAPAEREATVVEPGDEAGMESVLDELLPYSGRAAAGGE